TCGCCATCGTTCCTCTCTGGGCTTCCATGGGCAACTACATCACACGGTaggcagcggtggggggggacagggtgggTAGGGGGACCAGGGAGCACCAGCTGACCCACCGTGCCTTGCAGGATGGCCCAGAAGTACTACGAGTACGTCAACTACAAGGAGGAGCACGTGCAAGAGCAGCAGCGGGCGCCACGGGGTGCCTGCAACACCTACATCATCATCTTCCAGACCGTCTTCTACACCTGCTTCCATGTGAGTGCCAGCAAGGCGCGTGGCGTGGGCAGGGGGCCACGCCAGGCAGCCCAGCACTGAGCATCCCCCCCTCTATGTCTTGCAGCTAAGCTTCGTCTGCGCTCAGATGCCCATGCTCTTCTTCCTCAACAATTACCTCTACCAGCTCAACCACACACTCTTCGGAGTCAAGCACTGCGGTGAGCGCACGGGCGCGGGATGGCACGGTGGTGTGTGGTGTGGCATGACGCGGTGGCATGGGGACCATCCCGGTTGGGGCTGAGCTGTGGCATGTGTGCCACCCTCCCCGGTAGGGACCCTGAGCCACGGCACGCTGCCCGGCTTCAACAAGACGGTGCTGCAGAGCCTGCCCCGCAGCATCAACCTCATCATTGTGGAGAGTGCCCTGATGGCAGCCGCCTTCCTCGCCATGCTGGTGGTGAGTGCCAGGGTGGGCAGGGGATGGGACGGAACGCCGGCAGTGCCTCACCCACGGTTGCGCGGCAGGTCCTGGTGCTCTGCGGCTCAGCATATCGGCCCACGGAAGAGATCGACCTGCGCAGCATCGGCTGGGGGAACATCTTCCAGCTGCCCTTCAAGCACATGCGGGACTACCGCCTGCGCCACCTCTTCCCCTTGTTTATCTACAGCGGCTTCGAGGTGCTCTTCATCTGCACCGGCTTCTCCTTGGTAGAGCCTggggacggggcggggaggggggtgacAGAGTGGGGACAGCCCAGCCGGGTGACGCTGAGCCTGTCCTCGCTGCAGAACTACGGCGTGTGTGCCCTGGGGCTGGAGAATCTGGCGTACCTTCTCATGGCCTACGGCTTCTCTGCCTCGGCTTGCTCCAGCCTGGCACTCTGCATGCTGCGCCTGAGGCGGCAGATCCCGCTGCTGGCCGGAGCCCTCATTCACGCTGCCCTCCTGGTGACTCTCTTCTGCTGGGCACCCGAGCCCCGGCACCTGGTCCAGGCACCTCTGCTCTACTCCATAGCCGTGCTCTGGGGCATGGGGAGCGCCCTCAACAAGACTGGCATTAGCAGTGAGTACCGGAAGGTCTCCGACACAGCCTCTCTTGTCCTCTGGCACTGCCAGGTTGTCCCCAGCTCCCCAACGCATCCTCTCCTTGTATCCCCCGGCACCGCAACCTGCTGGTCCCCAGCTCCTTGGACTTGCTGACAGGGAGCGGGACAGGCCTACTGCGGCTGGATCCTGCTAACAGTGCCCCGAGACGGGACACCAGAACAGGAGGGGGATGCTGACAGCTGGTCTCCTCTGGCGCAGTCCTCCTGGGCGTGCTGTACGAGGACAAGGAGCGCCAAGACTTCGTCTTCACCATCTACCACTGGTGGCAAGCTCTGGCGATCTTCACCGTCTACCTGTGGTCGGGGCTGCCCATGAAGGTAAGCGTGGCTGGGTGCCACCTCCGGTGCCTGCCAGGCTCAGGGGGGTGCAGTGCCACGCTAATCCCCTGCTTTGCCCTCCTGCAGGCCAAGCT
The DNA window shown above is from Accipiter gentilis chromosome 17, bAccGen1.1, whole genome shotgun sequence and carries:
- the UNC93B1 gene encoding protein unc-93 homolog B1 isoform X1 — its product is MEKDPSRYQDAAKMVAGDGLSAEGTETQLDDFVGAHPDYNEEEEEQKYYRRKRLGVVKNVLAASLAGTLTYGVYLGLLQMQLILHYDETYREVKYSNIQLEDIDRKVLMGINITPVAALLYTPILIRFFGTKWAMFLAVGIYALFVSSNYWERYYTLVPSAVAIGVAIVPLWASMGNYITRMAQKYYEYVNYKEEHVQEQQRAPRGACNTYIIIFQTVFYTCFHLSFVCAQMPMLFFLNNYLYQLNHTLFGVKHCGTLSHGTLPGFNKTVLQSLPRSINLIIVESALMAAAFLAMLVVLVLCGSAYRPTEEIDLRSIGWGNIFQLPFKHMRDYRLRHLFPLFIYSGFEVLFICTGFSLNYGVCALGLENLAYLLMAYGFSASACSSLALCMLRLRRQIPLLAGALIHAALLVTLFCWAPEPRHLVQAPLLYSIAVLWGMGSALNKTGISILLGVLYEDKERQDFVFTIYHWWQALAIFTVYLWSGLPMKAKLSIMLLTLAVAVGAYLWMEHKVAQHVAYRLPRIPRPRHKMHGYRYLEEDDSDETGSEGDGGKDNNDEHPTEATRGDELPKDDGDQLG
- the UNC93B1 gene encoding protein unc-93 homolog B1 isoform X2; amino-acid sequence: MEKDPSRYQDAAKMVAGDGLSAEGTETQLDDFVGAHPDYNEEEEEQKYYRRKRLGVVKNVLAASLAGTLTYGVYLGLLQMQLILHYDETYREVKYSNIQLEDIDRKVLMGINITPVAALLYTPILIRFFGTKWAMFLAVGIYALFVSSNYWERYYTLVPSAVAIGVAIVPLWASMGNYITRMAQKYYEYVNYKEEHVQEQQRAPRGACNTYIIIFQTVFYTCFHLSFVCAQMPMLFFLNNYLYQLNHTLFGVKHCGTLSHGTLPGFNKTVLQSLPRSINLIIVESALMAAAFLAMLVVLVLCGSAYRPTEEIDLRSIGWGNIFQLPFKHMRDYRLRHLFPLFIYSGFEVLFICTGFSLNYGVCALGLENLAYLLMAYGFSASACSSLALCMLRLRRQIPLLAGALIHAALLVTLFCWAPEPRHLVQAPLLYSIAVLWGMGSALNKTGISRSGTGLLRLDPANSAPRRDTRTGGGC